The Terriglobales bacterium genome includes the window GCTGCTTGATGGCGTACTGCAGCAGCTCGGCGTTGGTCTTCACTCCCAGGCTCTCCATGATGCGGTACTTGTGGAAGGCGACCGTCCCCGGCTTCAGGTCCAGAACGCTCGCCACCTCTTTCATGGAGCGGCCTTCGGCCAGCAGTTGCAGGACCTCGCGCTGGCGCTTGGTGATGCGCCTTTCCCGCAGCCCCGGTTTGCGCGTCCGGATAAGGAAGTTGACCGTCTCCTTGGTGAGCTGGGGAGACAGGTAGGACTCGCCGCGCAGGACCCGGCGCAGAGCTGTGACCAGTTCCTCCGCTGCCGCACTCTTGAGCACGTAGCCGGAGGCTCCGCGGCGGAAGGCTTCGGCCGCCAGTTCCGGGGCCGCCTCCATGGTCAGGTAGACCAGCTTGACCGCGGGCAGGAGGCGCTTGATCTGCTCGCCCGCGTCCAGCCCGTTGAGCAGGGGCATGCCCACGTCCACCACCACAGCGTCGGGGCGGTGTTCCAGGGCGGCGCGCAGCAGGGCGCGGCCGTCGGGGACGATGCCCACCACCTGGAACTCGGGCTCCAACAGGCTCTTGCAGGCCTCTGCCACCAGGGTGTGATCGTCGGCCAGCAGCAGGCGGGCTCCGTGATGGCGGTTCATGGCTCCTCCTATCCTGCCTTCTCCAGAATGTCGGGGGCGTGCGCCGGGGCATGGCGGTCGAGGTGCGCCAGCGGGGCCCG containing:
- a CDS encoding response regulator transcription factor; the protein is MNRHHGARLLLADDHTLVAEACKSLLEPEFQVVGIVPDGRALLRAALEHRPDAVVVDVGMPLLNGLDAGEQIKRLLPAVKLVYLTMEAAPELAAEAFRRGASGYVLKSAAAEELVTALRRVLRGESYLSPQLTKETVNFLIRTRKPGLRERRITKRQREVLQLLAEGRSMKEVASVLDLKPGTVAFHKYRIMESLGVKTNAELLQYAIKQHMIPS